From one Planococcus citri chromosome 3, ihPlaCitr1.1, whole genome shotgun sequence genomic stretch:
- the LOC135842099 gene encoding uncharacterized protein LOC135842099, which translates to MQSIHSTMKSLRSVFVILTIFLFIEETISMTEVFLPRDGIKDPLAVIYKGETLSWELAIPHATDNVNLAGYYYEDDHEKTGRRDYFYIACAASRDEDKEKDVEKRWRATDESFKESIVFRIEDYESANVECTEKSTPSIQKLKLTDSMNNPMYCGKPDAELYEVGFPVLVSDESGVGPIAKFMSLYKICHSKAEGAGTLYTIHQIVSPDLLLLEKRTWSQPLISRAIKSYLDEDLRSVNNFYADTHIYRFVGPYFMPTRIWERTTMFPFNFTPVEHYSIFKGLLRFDKFIQLFSKTNKIPLTVYSGTYEKTVAIPYTEWCGLKKCSEDVSIGLFWRILVDSRDYAIVIVTQLTQIDCDFTENMLCQDDKTRFMLEYYGKGGKGGCMYKCPATDRMIEELGLPATELGLKHKGVLSLRVPKMKPKNQGTGGASDAGAQSHTEYVDVSAFMGDSAAFAAAVIAVDGFGGLASIMDMDSGDAGGGYGHSEGGNNDGPGEGGAGGPGE; encoded by the exons ATGCAGAGTATTCATTCAACTATGAAGTCCTTACGAAGTGTATTCGtcattttaacgatttttttattcatcgaaGAAACAATCTCAATGACAG aagttttcttACCCAGAGATGGTATCAAAGATCCATTGGCTGTAATATATAAGGGAGAGACGTTGTCGTGGGAACTCGCTATTCCTCATGCCACAGACAATGTTAATCTGGCAGGTTATTATTACGAAGACGACCACGAGAAAACCGGACGAAGAGATTACTTCTATATCGCATGTGCTGCCTCTCGCGATGAGGATAAGGAGAAGGATGTAGAAAAAAGGTGGAGAGCAACTGACGAGTCTTTCAAAGAAAGCATCGTGTTTAGAATTGAAGATTACGAAAGCGCAAATGTAGAGTGCACTGAAAAGTCAACTCCTTcgatccaaaaattaaaactaacaGATAGTATGAATAATCCAATGTACTGCGGAAAACCCGACGCAGAGCTTTATGAAGTTGGATTTCCg GTATTGGTGAGCGATGAAAGCGGTGTAGGCCCG ATTGCTAAATTCATGTCTCTTTACAAAATATGCCATTCCAAAGCGGAAGGCGCAGGAACACTATACACAATTCACCAAATAGTATCGCCAGATTTACTGCTACTGGAAAAGAGAACATGGTCTCAACCTTTAATATCGCGGGCGATTAAGTCTTACTTGGATGAAGACCTTCGTAGTGTAAACAATTTCTACGCC GATACCCACATTTACCGATTCGTTGGGCCATACTTTATGCCAACGAGGATTTGGGAACGGACAACGATGTTTCCTTTTAATTTCACACCCGTTGAACACTACAGCATATTCAAGGGATTACTTAGATTTGACAAGTTCATTCAATTATTCAGCAAGACA AACAAAATTCCTTTGACAGTGTATTCAGGTACGTATGAAAAAACAGTCGCGATCCCTTACACTGAGTGGTGTGGCTTGAAGAAATGTTCCGAAGATGTGTCAATCGGATTGTTTTGGAGGATACTTGTCGACTCTAGAGACTATGCTATCGTCATAGTAACCCAACTTACGCAGATCGACTGCGATTTCACTGAAAACATGTTATGTCAAGATGACAAAACCCGTTTCATGTTGGAGTATTATGGAAAAGGTGGAAAAGGTGGTTGTATGTACAAGTGCCCTGCGACAGACAGGATGATTGAAGAATTAGGCTTACCAGCGACTGAATTAGGATTGAAGCACAAAGGAGTTTTATCTTTACGTGTACCAAAGATGAAACCGAAAAACCAAGGAACTGGAGGTGCATCAGATGCAGGGGCACAATCTCACACTGAATATGTTGATGTCAGTGCTTTCATGGGAGATAGTGCAGCTTTCGCCGCTGCTGTGATAGCTGTTGACGGATTTGGAGGTCTTGCATCAATTATGGATATGGATTCAGGTGATGCCGGAGGTGGTTACGGTCACAGTGAAGGGGGTAATAACGATGGTCCTGGAGAGGGAGGTGCAGGTGGTCCTGGAGAGTGA